GCCTTATTATACACAATTCTACGCTCTATTAATCAGTTGAAGAAGAATCAATTATGTTACTCAGCATATGACAGCGATGCTTTACTAGCCCTGTTTTTCGTCATGAAAAATCTGACCGGTTGATCCTTTTTCTCTCTCAAATTTCTGTTGATATCATATGTATCTCAATTTATGCAGAACTAGCGAGAAATTTCATTTTCGTGGTTTCTCTTAGCATGTGCTCGCCGTGCTCCTCCTATCTGGATTATCATGACAGAGAGCAGGCTAGTCAGCTTATGACTTTTAACCTGTCTTTTGCCAATATGTAAATTCTCAATTAGTAATTTCTGATGAGAGAAGTTAATGTTTGTGGCTTCACTTACATACAAACCATTGTGAGTATTTAGTTACTGTGAGACTTTTgagtaggggtgtcaaatggcaGGTTGGGTCAAATTTGAATGGGTTAAGACAGGTTAAGTTAATGAATATATCATGATCTAGCTCGCCCAAAATTTTCCTATTTCTTCACACGATGTATTACTTGTCAACAAAACTCAAAAGATAGCATCTTGAAACAATTTCTCACAGAAGGAATAAGAAAAAGAAATAGCTAAGCTGACTATGAACTGAAGATAAGAAGTAGAATACACTAATCAGCTGTTGTCAGACTTGGTCATGGTCGAAACTCCATCCCTGGTAGCGCAAGAAGGAGAGACGAGAAGGTGCCATTttcacagagagagagagagagagagtatagtTTTATCGCCGTTTTCACTTTTCCGGTACGGGCTCTCTGGGTTAGGTCTTCAATGTCCTCTTGAGTCGACTTGGGTAGTCACAATAGTCCAAATTGACCCAGCTTTTTAGATGGGTTGGTTTGGTCTGTGCCCAAATTAACAAGTTAAAATTATATCACTTGGTTTAGGCGGGTTATAGTTTCCAAGGTAATtttggggagagagagagagtgtggtCGATTTGGGAATAGTCCAAATTGATCCAACTTTTTAGACGGGTTACTGGGTTAGTTTGAGCTATGCCCAAATTAACCAGCTAATATTATATTACTTGGCCAACCTTTCCAAGTTTGGGAGGTTAGATGATTTTTAATTTCTATGGTAAATTTTGACCGTCATACTTTTGAGGCATCATTCTTCTTGTACATGCATTTCCCATTTTTCTTGctcttacatatatattttcttgAATCCAATGTCTTTCTCATTCTTTCTTACTACTTATATGTCTTTGTGGATCCCAAGTTGGACCTGCTTTATGGCGATGCATGACCAATTCGTGTATACTGTATGTGAAATATAAGTTTCTTTTTAGTTATTGGAGTTTTTTGTATTTACTTCTCTACTTCTATGCAGAATTACGGTTCCCTCGACTCGACTGGGCCTACCAAAGTTATTGTGGAGAAAGATTTGAGCAGTGTTTATTCATCTTTGTTATCGGAAATTGATCACACGGTTAAGAAGTACACCGATAACCTTCTGCATGCAATGGAGGGAGTGAGTGCTCGGCTATCACAATTAGAAACTAGAAGTCGGCAGATTGATAATTCTGTTGATGAACTCAGGTTGTCTGTTGGTAACAACCATGGAGTCACTGATGGAAAACTGAGACAGCTAGAAAATATTCTCACACAGGTATCCTAAGTTCATAGATTTATCATATTGTTTGAATTAAGTTGCTCTTGATTAGGCACCAAAATGAAATTTATCGAACTGCTCTAGAGTTGGGGATGCATATGCTGCCCTCTGTTTCTTTCATTGTTGAATAGATTAACTATTATTTTTAGCACTTTACAGTAGTTGTTCTTAGAATGAGAAGTGCAAGAGAATTGCCCCCTTAACCCTTGTTTCAAGACCATGGTCTTGGGCTATTTATATTATTGCCTCTTTCCTCATCTATTTTAAATTACTAAAGGAGTACTGCTATGTAGTTATAGTATTGCTATGTAGTTATTGTTCTGACTTCtgatatacaacaacaacaacaacatcatacccaGTGTGGTCCAACAACATCATAACCAGTGTCGTCCACTAGGCTACGTACTAACCCTCTAGCCTAATCCTCGACCTACACACCTGTTTCTTCATGGGTTTTATTGTCTCTTTGTTTAATGATAGTGCAAGGACACTTTGATCCATGTGTATAGATCTActtatcaaaataaaataaaatccatGTATATAAATCTAAAACCTTAGATGTGTGAGAACGATGTTGCAATTCAATGACACGCCGGAAAAGTGAGGTGCTCATTAATCAAAGATTTGAATCGTTTTTAATTTGCTCCACATGACGATTTCAGTTCTGGAATTGTGTAAGGCAGGACAAGAGTAGAAAGTACGTCATTTTGTGTCCTAGCTAGCTTTCTCCTCTGTGATACCAAATTTTGGGATAAGCATCCATAAAATTTAGGATATCATTCTGGTAGCATGATGCAGTTATTACAATAAGGCTGATAGGTGATTATTTGGAGAGATATAATTCGGCAGTTTTATCTGCTTTGCGCCGGAGAAAGATGTAAATCTTGTCCcatcagaaaagaaagaaatttataTTGAATCTGGCGTTAATATATTCTTTTGATTTTTGTACTGTTATGATGGTTGGTTACTGATAAAGGAGGAATGTTTTAAATTAAGTCTGCCCTTGCATGTCCCCTTTTTTGTGTGTTATCAAGATGGATTTTTATCTGCTTGTTTTATTAATTTGTCATGTAGGTGCAAGATGGTGTGCAGGTGATAAAGGATAAGCAGGACATAATGGATGCTCAGCTGAAGCTCATGAAATCGCAAGCTCCAAAAGTTGAGCAGCAAGCAGAAACCCACAATATTACGCATGTCGATTCAGCACAACCTACAGCATCTGCTCCTCTTCAATCTCACCAGAATTTTCCTCCTGTTGCTCTTACACAACCACCTTCTACCGTACCCCCTCCTAATGCTCCTCCACCCCCTCCTCAACAGAATCTGCCATACCAAGTTCAGCCTCAGAACCAGTATCCCCAGAATCCAATTCCCTCCCATCCTCAGTCAGAAGCTTATTACCCGCCAGCTGGTCAAGCACCGGAAAACTTAAGTCAGCTGTACCAACAGCCTGCACCACAGCAGCATCAGACTCCCCCACCACCTCCACATCAACAATATCAGCCCGCCCCTCCGCCAATGTACTCTCAGCCACCTCCACCTCTTCCTGCTCAACCACATCCTCCTCATTCCTCTGTTAATCCCTCTCAACCTCAAACTCTAGGAGGCCATCATCGTGAAGAGACGCCTTTTGTACCATCTCAGACTTATCCACCAGCAAACATCCGCCAACAACCCCTTCATCCATCAAGTGGAGCCCCTCCATCGCAGCAGTTATATGGAACTCCGCCTAATATGTTTGAGCCCCAATCTAGCAGACCTGGTCCCGGATATTCTGGTACATATGGCCCATCCTCTGTGCCTGGTGAACCTTATCCTTATAGCAGTTCCCCAGGTCAGTATGGCAGTGGCTCCTCAATGAAACTACCACAAGTTTCCCTACCTGCAATGAGCCAGAGTGGTTCAAGTGGCTATCAGCAGCTCCCCACTGCAAGGATATTACCTCAAGCACTGCCTACTGCTTCTGCTGTTAGTAGTGGATCTAGTTCTCCCCGTACTGGTAATAGGGTTcctattgatgatgttgttgacaaAGTAACGAACATGGGATTTTCAAGAGACCAAGTAAGGACAACAGTGCGGAGGTTGACTGAGAGTGGACAGGCAGTGGATTTGAATACAGTGTTGGACAAGTTGATGAATGATGGCGAAGTTCAGCCACCACGAGGCTGGTTTGGTCGATAGCATGTATGCCCGTGTTCAGTTACTGTATAGGAGTCTTGAGTTTCAAAGTCTAAATTTGTTACTATGCTTGGATTTAAGCGGCGTTCTTTACTGGTTTGCGCTTTGTTTCTGACTGTCCTGAAACTTTCATTCTTGTGTTCACTAGATAAAGATTTGTTAATGTGACACTTCCCTTTCTTTTGCTTTTCGTTTCGTTTATTCTTGTACAGCATGATTGGAGACATGTAATTTATTTGCTTTGGCTGGATCAGTTTTTGCGCTCAACCCAGCCACCCTCATTGTGTGTTT
Above is a genomic segment from Lycium barbarum isolate Lr01 chromosome 12, ASM1917538v2, whole genome shotgun sequence containing:
- the LOC132621309 gene encoding formin-like protein 3, with product MNTSRYMDKQIMDLTNSQNSNNNDDFIDLANPQVDQKKEDIVPSYEFHPIRPIIGSSSPKSNVDTTDVAARAWNSADSKNNNTTESSIRNYGSLDSTGPTKVIVEKDLSSVYSSLLSEIDHTVKKYTDNLLHAMEGVSARLSQLETRSRQIDNSVDELRLSVGNNHGVTDGKLRQLENILTQVQDGVQVIKDKQDIMDAQLKLMKSQAPKVEQQAETHNITHVDSAQPTASAPLQSHQNFPPVALTQPPSTVPPPNAPPPPPQQNLPYQVQPQNQYPQNPIPSHPQSEAYYPPAGQAPENLSQLYQQPAPQQHQTPPPPPHQQYQPAPPPMYSQPPPPLPAQPHPPHSSVNPSQPQTLGGHHREETPFVPSQTYPPANIRQQPLHPSSGAPPSQQLYGTPPNMFEPQSSRPGPGYSGTYGPSSVPGEPYPYSSSPGQYGSGSSMKLPQVSLPAMSQSGSSGYQQLPTARILPQALPTASAVSSGSSSPRTGNRVPIDDVVDKVTNMGFSRDQVRTTVRRLTESGQAVDLNTVLDKLMNDGEVQPPRGWFGR